From Coriobacteriia bacterium, the proteins below share one genomic window:
- a CDS encoding HAMP domain-containing sensor histidine kinase, whose protein sequence is MTDAATQSQDPRDLSHAEIALFAHELRGALTVIAGYTALLRHPLTGKEREAALDGIERAIARADVLCGDALEGHAPTPATARVLDPVSVTELAEQTAADQHSATGRDIRVRIETPVELVVKGDGQALARVLGNLVGNAAKYSPADTPLDVCVTREVRPFLGDAAVIEVADRGPGIPAEMRERVFEPFERLVRDAETPGTGLGLAIVKDVVVAHHGSVEILDREGGGTVVRIELPAEVVGAY, encoded by the coding sequence ATGACCGACGCCGCGACCCAGAGCCAAGATCCGCGAGATCTGAGTCACGCAGAGATCGCTCTGTTCGCTCACGAGCTCCGGGGCGCGCTGACCGTGATTGCTGGCTACACCGCCCTGTTGCGCCATCCGCTGACGGGAAAGGAGCGAGAGGCCGCCCTCGACGGCATCGAGCGGGCGATCGCTCGCGCCGACGTGCTGTGTGGAGACGCGCTCGAAGGCCACGCCCCGACGCCGGCGACTGCACGCGTCCTTGACCCCGTCTCGGTCACGGAACTCGCCGAGCAGACCGCGGCCGACCAGCACTCGGCAACCGGCCGCGACATCCGAGTACGCATCGAGACGCCGGTCGAACTGGTCGTCAAGGGCGACGGGCAGGCGCTGGCGAGGGTTCTCGGCAACCTCGTGGGGAATGCGGCAAAGTATTCGCCGGCTGACACGCCGCTCGACGTGTGCGTGACGCGCGAGGTGCGTCCGTTCTTGGGCGACGCCGCCGTCATCGAGGTTGCCGACCGAGGCCCCGGCATTCCCGCCGAGATGCGGGAGCGGGTCTTCGAGCCGTTCGAGCGCCTCGTGCGCGACGCCGAGACCCCCGGCACAGGGTTGGGGCTCGCTATCGTTAAAGACGTCGTGGTCGCCCACCACGGCAGCGTCGAGATCCTCGATCGCGAAGGCGGCGGCACGGTAGTGCGCATCGAGTTGCCCGCCGAGGTCGTCGGCGCGTACTAG